CCATCCCAGCGCCAGGGTGGCAGCGAAAACTGTATGGAATGCCCCTCGAATAACATAATCGAGACGTAGATTCCACGATCTCTTGCGGCAATGACCCGCGAGCGTAACCGGTCAAAATATGCCTTGTTAAAGGTATCCAAATTAAATTTCGGCATACCGTCTAACGCCATTTCCGGTCTTATCCGCAACCAGGGGAAAGGAGCCGACCGTTTCCGTATTCCTTCACTTTTATACTTATGTTTCGCCAATTCCCAGGTCCAAAGCCGTATGAAATTATGGTTATGTTGTTGAAGGAAATCCAGGTAGGCCTCATAGTCAAAGGGCTGCGGGGGATTCGTTGTTCCTATGTCTTTAAAATTGTTCCACGTATGTGATCCTGTCAGATAAATCACCTTTCCGCTTTCATCAGTAAAATAACGGGGATTAGAGGGATGTACCTTGAGGGAACCGTTGATCAGGCGATTGGTTCCGGATACATACTTTTTCCTGGTCTTTTTTTTATTTTTCTCAGCCTTTACAGTCACTGGAGCATCATTACTACTACCAGATGAGCATCCGGCATGATATACCCCCACCATGATCATGAGAATAATAAAGGTAACCAATTTGTATTTTACCGATAGTATCATAATACTCCTTGTTTAAATCCGGCTATAATACCCTTGGCTGTACGTGTAGCCAACGCCATAATAGTAAGTGCAGGATTGACTGCGGCGCCCGTTACAAAGACGCTGCTATCTGCAATAAAAAGATTAGGGACATCGTGTGTACGGCACCAGGGGTCGACAACGGATGTATCGGGATTTTTACCCATCCGGCAAGTACCCAGATAATGTGCCGAAGCTCCCATCTTGGGTTCCCACATCTCTCTGGCACCTGATGCTTCAAAGACAGCTTTAAAACTCCGAAGGATTGCTTTCATCATTTTACGATCGTTTTCACGCGGCTCATTGGTCAATTTCGGTACGGGTATCCCCACATGATCTTTCACATCATGGTCCAATGTCACCTGGTTACGGATATCAGGCAACTGTTCACCGATGGAAGCAAGGCCAACAAGGTAGCCAAAAACCTCTTTCATACGCACTTTGTGTTCTTTGCCCCAACCGTTAACCTTTGATGCTACTGATAATGGCCATTTCCCGCCGTTATTTACCTCAATTGTCCAGCCACGCACAAAATTGTTACGTTTATTTGTCTCATAGAAATCTTGTATTATTCCGCCTGCAGGGTTACCCCGCCATGTGTCTAAACGCTCAGAAAACAATCCATCACAAAAGAGGGCCAGGTGCTCGGTAAAATACTTGCCGACAAGGCCGCTTGAATTGGCCAGACCTTCCGGGAATAGTCCTGATTTACTGAGTAAGAGCAAGCGGGGTGTCTCTACTGCGTTACCAGCCACAACAATTGCAGATGCGCATATTTCCTGTTCATTACCTCCGGCATCGAAATAAATCACACTGTGTGCTTTACCGTCTGGTCTGACCGTAATTTCACGTGCCATAGATTGCGTCCGAATATCCACAAGCCCGGTAGCTTCAGCCTTACGAACATACGTTACATCAATACTGGATTTGGCAGTAACGAAGCATCCGAACATACAACCGCCGCATTCTATACATGAGGGTCTTCCATTCCATGGTCTTGTGGGAGAAGCAAGGGGCGCGGGTGTAAGATGCAGCCCAAGTTTATCAGCCCCCCTCTTCACCGCCTTACTCGCACAATTAAATTCATGGGGAGGTGTGGGGTAAGGTTTACTCCGCGGAGGATCAAATGGGTTAGCCAGTGTATCGTCAAGTCCGGAAACACCCAATTCATATTCGACTTTCGTGTAGTAGGGTTCAAGTTCAGCGTAACTGATTGGCCAGTCATCCGATACCCCGTCTTCACTACGGACACGAAAGTCTGATTCGTGAAAACGCGGCACAACTCCTATGTATCGTAATGTTGAGCCACCAACTCCTTTGACACGATTATAACCAAACCATTTACCTTCACAGGTATAGAGGTCTCTCTGCGGGTTATCTGGCTGAAATATCTCAGAGGCTGTAACCTCAAAATTCTGCTCATATGTCTTATAGTGAAGAAGAGGATTAAATCGTTTGCCGGACTCCAAAACAACAACCGACAGGCCTGCCTCAGACAATTCCTTAGCGATAACCCCTCCACCGCTACCGCAGCCTATAACTACTATATCTGTGGTTTGTTTCTTTGGTTGTAAATTAGGCATAGACACAGTATTGCTCCTTTTTTCGTGAACTATTTAT
The genomic region above belongs to Candidatus Jettenia caeni and contains:
- a CDS encoding putative oxidoreductase, coding for MPNLQPKKQTTDIVVIGCGSGGGVIAKELSEAGLSVVVLESGKRFNPLLHYKTYEQNFEVTASEIFQPDNPQRDLYTCEGKWFGYNRVKGVGGSTLRYIGVVPRFHESDFRVRSEDGVSDDWPISYAELEPYYTKVEYELGVSGLDDTLANPFDPPRSKPYPTPPHEFNCASKAVKRGADKLGLHLTPAPLASPTRPWNGRPSCIECGGCMFGCFVTAKSSIDVTYVRKAEATGLVDIRTQSMAREITVRPDGKAHSVIYFDAGGNEQEICASAIVVAGNAVETPRLLLLSKSGLFPEGLANSSGLVGKYFTEHLALFCDGLFSERLDTWRGNPAGGIIQDFYETNKRNNFVRGWTIEVNNGGKWPLSVASKVNGWGKEHKVRMKEVFGYLVGLASIGEQLPDIRNQVTLDHDVKDHVGIPVPKLTNEPRENDRKMMKAILRSFKAVFEASGAREMWEPKMGASAHYLGTCRMGKNPDTSVVDPWCRTHDVPNLFIADSSVFVTGAAVNPALTIMALATRTAKGIIAGFKQGVL